A genomic region of Leptospira mtsangambouensis contains the following coding sequences:
- the rlmN gene encoding 23S rRNA (adenine(2503)-C(2))-methyltransferase RlmN, with the protein MKEEIPVLKGKTKKELEEICVSLGLEKYRAAQIYTGIYKNRYTNLDQFTTLSKDVREKLKQHTSFPEIEPGRDLASKEDGTRKFTFYVGENKEIEAVWIPSGDGGRKTICISSQIGCTLNCKFCATGLLEYKGNLHTWQILDQVLQVERLVGDRATNIVFMGMGEPMHNYFSVMKAAHILRDQEGFGLGALRITISTAGVTTGINRFIENKEPFNFAISLNHPNPNSRSSVMDVNDKHPLEKLIESAKRFTKELDRAITFEYVMIPEVNMGRDNAERLAKISRSVNKCKINVIPLNTDFTGWRRPTDDEVKDFVTHLKAKTTAPILNRRSPGRDINGACGMLALKGIRSETR; encoded by the coding sequence ATGAAAGAGGAAATACCAGTTCTCAAAGGCAAAACCAAAAAAGAACTAGAAGAGATCTGTGTTTCTTTGGGTTTGGAAAAATATCGTGCCGCCCAAATTTATACAGGCATTTATAAGAATCGTTACACGAATTTGGATCAGTTTACTACCTTATCCAAAGATGTCCGTGAAAAACTAAAACAACATACTTCCTTTCCTGAAATTGAACCGGGTCGAGACCTTGCTTCCAAAGAAGATGGGACTCGGAAATTCACTTTTTATGTAGGTGAAAACAAAGAAATCGAAGCAGTTTGGATTCCCTCCGGTGATGGGGGACGAAAGACCATCTGCATCTCTTCCCAAATTGGTTGTACACTCAATTGTAAATTCTGTGCAACAGGACTTTTGGAATACAAGGGTAATCTCCATACTTGGCAAATCCTAGATCAAGTTTTGCAAGTGGAACGACTTGTTGGCGACCGTGCCACCAATATCGTTTTTATGGGAATGGGGGAACCCATGCACAATTATTTTTCTGTGATGAAAGCTGCCCATATCCTCCGAGACCAAGAGGGATTTGGCCTTGGAGCACTTCGAATTACCATTTCCACAGCCGGTGTCACCACAGGGATCAATCGGTTTATTGAAAACAAAGAACCTTTCAATTTTGCGATTTCTCTCAACCATCCAAATCCTAACTCACGTTCATCTGTCATGGATGTAAACGACAAACATCCGTTAGAGAAACTAATAGAATCAGCAAAACGATTCACTAAGGAACTTGACCGGGCCATTACCTTTGAATATGTTATGATCCCGGAAGTGAATATGGGCCGTGACAATGCAGAACGACTCGCCAAAATTTCTCGTTCTGTGAACAAATGCAAAATCAATGTCATCCCTCTCAATACTGATTTTACTGGATGGCGTAGACCCACAGATGATGAAGTCAAAGACTTTGTCACCCATCTCAAAGCTAAAACAACAGCTCCCATCCTCAACCGCAGAAGTCCTGGTCGGGACATCAATGGCGCTTGTGGAATGTTAGCGTTAAAAGGAATAAGAAGTGAAACAAGGTAA
- a CDS encoding transmembrane 220 family protein codes for MKLFRILSVPLFLYFAYLQLNDPDPYLWFPIYAFVALIALASLFRPVPKFVGWILIPMYLVLSGYYFSQTPYFGMEVEEVREFLGLLIASAAVALLIFKKLKP; via the coding sequence ATGAAACTCTTTCGAATCCTTTCTGTTCCCCTTTTCCTCTACTTTGCTTATTTACAATTGAACGACCCAGATCCGTACCTTTGGTTTCCCATTTATGCGTTTGTGGCCTTGATTGCCCTTGCCAGTTTGTTTCGTCCAGTTCCCAAGTTTGTGGGATGGATTCTGATTCCGATGTATCTCGTTTTGTCAGGGTATTATTTTTCGCAAACTCCCTACTTTGGTATGGAAGTGGAAGAGGTGAGAGAATTTTTGGGATTACTGATTGCTAGTGCCGCCGTAGCGCTTCTTATTTTTAAGAAATTAAAACCATAG
- a CDS encoding Cys-rich protein, with translation MKQGNWILTFALVLLVTNCQDIVEKKCQAACEVFISCTEEELKLTLAPDVKRTGRIQCMDGCTTHNSDILQCYDQEPNSCKGFGQCLIQIGTLE, from the coding sequence GTGAAACAAGGTAATTGGATTTTAACTTTTGCGTTGGTCCTATTGGTAACAAACTGCCAAGATATTGTCGAAAAAAAATGCCAAGCGGCTTGTGAAGTTTTTATCTCTTGTACAGAAGAAGAACTAAAACTCACTTTGGCTCCTGATGTGAAACGCACAGGTAGGATCCAATGTATGGACGGATGCACCACTCATAATAGCGATATTTTGCAATGTTATGACCAAGAACCCAATTCCTGTAAAGGATTTGGACAATGCCTAATCCAAATTGGTACCCTAGAATGA
- the sufB gene encoding Fe-S cluster assembly protein SufB, whose translation MESTSDLDKVTLEFYKPDNFPKGLTRKVVESISHIKNEPSWLSEFRLKAFEVYEQKPMPTWGFIPQFHINIDDYVHYVGSNQKKKKSWDEVDPEILRSFEKLGIPEHERKYLAGIETMNDSETIYANVKKELTDLGILFCDIDTAIREYPELVREYLGTVVTIGDNKFSALNSAVFSGGSFAYIPKGVKTPMPLQAYFKVTAASSGQYERTLLIADEGAHLEYSEGCTSVQDKGTNFHTAVVELVAKKNSKIFYTTIQNWKKNMYNWTVKRGICEEAAHITWTDCNIGANTIKYPGIILKGDHSTGDVLSLAFAGSGQVQDTGARIIHVGKNTRSNILAKGVALDGGINSYRGLVKFEPSSKGSYSHIKCDGLMMDNRSQSHAYPYNDVSGEEGTLNYEATVSKIDDDQLFYLQSRGMNEDDAKLLIINGFCEGVTKHLDVEYSVEMTKLIKMILEDGKVIAET comes from the coding sequence ATGGAATCAACATCCGACTTAGACAAGGTTACCTTAGAATTTTACAAACCTGATAATTTTCCAAAGGGACTCACTCGTAAGGTTGTTGAATCAATTTCTCATATTAAAAATGAACCAAGTTGGTTATCTGAATTTCGTTTAAAGGCTTTTGAAGTTTATGAACAGAAACCCATGCCGACTTGGGGATTCATTCCGCAATTTCATATCAATATTGATGACTATGTACATTACGTAGGATCCAACCAAAAAAAGAAAAAATCTTGGGACGAAGTGGATCCCGAAATCCTACGTAGTTTTGAAAAATTAGGAATTCCCGAACACGAAAGGAAATACCTTGCCGGAATCGAAACCATGAATGATTCCGAAACCATTTATGCCAATGTCAAAAAAGAACTCACTGATTTGGGGATCCTTTTCTGTGACATCGATACCGCCATCAGGGAATATCCAGAACTGGTTCGAGAATATTTGGGAACTGTAGTCACCATTGGTGATAACAAGTTTTCTGCATTAAACTCGGCTGTGTTTAGCGGTGGATCCTTTGCATACATTCCTAAGGGAGTCAAAACTCCCATGCCTCTTCAGGCATATTTTAAAGTAACAGCAGCTAGTTCTGGACAATATGAACGCACACTTCTCATTGCTGATGAAGGAGCACATTTGGAATACAGCGAAGGTTGTACTTCTGTCCAAGACAAAGGAACTAACTTCCACACGGCAGTAGTAGAGCTTGTTGCCAAAAAGAATTCTAAAATCTTTTATACCACCATTCAAAATTGGAAAAAGAATATGTACAATTGGACTGTGAAACGTGGGATCTGCGAAGAAGCAGCTCACATCACTTGGACCGATTGTAACATTGGTGCCAATACCATCAAATACCCAGGGATCATTTTAAAAGGGGATCATTCTACCGGTGATGTTTTGTCTTTGGCCTTTGCCGGAAGTGGGCAAGTGCAAGATACAGGGGCTCGGATCATCCATGTCGGGAAAAACACTCGTTCCAATATTTTAGCGAAAGGTGTGGCCCTCGATGGAGGAATCAATTCCTATCGTGGACTAGTTAAATTTGAACCATCTAGCAAAGGATCTTATAGCCATATCAAATGTGATGGGCTGATGATGGACAATAGGTCACAGTCTCATGCCTATCCTTACAATGATGTATCAGGAGAAGAGGGCACATTGAATTACGAAGCCACTGTCTCTAAAATTGATGACGACCAACTGTTTTATCTCCAATCCCGAGGTATGAATGAAGATGATGCAAAGTTACTCATCATCAATGGATTTTGTGAAGGGGTCACCAAACACTTAGATGTCGAATATTCTGTGGAAATGACAAAACTCATCAAAATGATTTTGGAAGATGGAAAGGTGATTGCCGAAACATAA
- a CDS encoding peroxiredoxin encodes MPQVTSHAPDFKATAVIGDSFKEIKLSDYKGKWVVLFFYPLDFTFVCPTEIIEYDAKLEDFKKIGAEVLGVSVDSEFSHLAWKKTARKEGGIGEIKYPLIADKTKEIAKSFGVLIESGPDAGVALRGTFIIDPAGIIRQATVNDLPVGRNIEEALRLIKAFQFVEKHGEVCPANWDEGKKTMKADPTGSKAYFASVN; translated from the coding sequence ATGCCACAAGTGACATCACATGCCCCAGATTTTAAAGCAACTGCAGTGATCGGGGACAGTTTTAAAGAAATCAAATTGTCTGATTACAAAGGAAAATGGGTGGTACTGTTTTTCTATCCGCTCGATTTTACATTTGTTTGTCCGACAGAAATTATTGAATACGATGCAAAACTCGAAGATTTTAAAAAGATCGGAGCTGAAGTTTTGGGAGTTTCTGTTGATAGCGAATTTTCACACTTAGCTTGGAAAAAAACTGCCAGAAAAGAAGGTGGTATTGGAGAGATCAAATACCCACTCATCGCTGACAAAACAAAAGAAATTGCAAAGTCTTTTGGAGTTCTCATCGAGTCTGGTCCTGATGCAGGAGTTGCGTTACGCGGAACTTTTATCATCGATCCAGCGGGAATCATTCGCCAAGCAACTGTTAACGACCTTCCTGTAGGACGTAACATTGAAGAAGCACTTCGCCTGATCAAAGCTTTCCAATTTGTGGAAAAACATGGTGAAGTTTGCCCTGCGAATTGGGACGAAGGAAAGAAAACGATGAAAGCTGATCCTACTGGATCCAAAGCTTACTTCGCTTCTGTAAATTAA
- a CDS encoding LTA synthase family protein, translating into MKKLFSKLPFYIRFHLLLAGLGIVFLTIYRVAFFTMYSYRIHDKSTWILLKAFLKGARFDISVLCVLLGVSLLYSSLHFFNRNKIYRAVWRTLPVIFIILLLFLLIADLIYYENGNKHLGYEAFAYLGFEMLPLVGSAFSQNPFLFLLGILVISAIGFGIYKIQSKFPYSHVNLHYKWAGLQFLVVLALLVLGIRGGVQTSPLRTSDAIITKETIINDLVLNPGFTVITDLKMTKVDDRHFMKLTEASAIVQKEVAYPGANFVSEEYPLLRKTTVTSAKPLPHIVVVVLEGWTGKFIDIIGTGKVDGKVVTPYFNQLIRQGMFFKNFFASGGRTTNGLMALMGGIPDRPGLTAVRTPQILNRFSGLGNIAKTIGYETLFVTGTDLSFNNKGSIMYHWGFDTLVGKNELEKNPEYKTGPWSYLDEASLDAMHKRLLNVKPEKPIVSVIHTGTTHYPYKVPDEKFRLFESSTQDSEYLNVLHYADFALNEYMEKAKKAPYFKDTVFFFVSDHSHHRFLNYYEDRNVPLLIYAPGKIKPELREDITSQLDLIPTILGFMEREVYFSVMGRDLRKVNGSSAYFAYGNIFGWIEDDFLYYQSVSGGQGETKTIKSPFVDLGLCYKDINLCKKHGDKTKAFLNLGDELLKSNKLFPSESVLKEIKN; encoded by the coding sequence ATGAAAAAACTATTTTCTAAATTGCCGTTTTACATTCGGTTCCATTTGCTCCTTGCGGGCCTTGGAATCGTATTTCTTACCATCTACCGTGTCGCTTTTTTTACCATGTATTCCTACAGGATTCATGATAAATCAACTTGGATACTATTAAAAGCCTTCCTAAAAGGCGCGCGTTTTGATATTTCCGTCTTGTGTGTGTTACTCGGCGTCAGTTTGCTTTATTCGAGTTTGCATTTTTTTAATCGTAATAAAATATACAGGGCAGTTTGGCGAACCTTACCTGTTATTTTTATCATCCTGCTTCTTTTTCTTCTCATCGCAGATTTGATCTATTATGAAAACGGAAACAAACATTTGGGATACGAAGCCTTTGCTTATCTTGGGTTTGAGATGTTGCCACTCGTTGGATCTGCTTTTTCCCAAAATCCTTTCCTATTTTTACTAGGGATTCTCGTGATTTCCGCCATTGGGTTTGGAATTTATAAAATCCAATCCAAGTTTCCTTATTCCCATGTAAATTTACATTACAAATGGGCAGGGCTCCAGTTTCTTGTGGTGCTCGCACTTCTTGTTCTTGGAATTCGTGGAGGTGTTCAAACAAGTCCTCTGCGAACCAGTGATGCCATCATTACCAAAGAAACCATTATCAATGATTTGGTTCTAAATCCTGGGTTTACTGTCATCACAGACTTAAAGATGACCAAAGTGGATGACCGTCATTTTATGAAGTTAACTGAGGCAAGTGCCATTGTCCAAAAAGAAGTGGCTTATCCCGGCGCAAACTTTGTGAGTGAAGAATACCCACTCCTTCGTAAAACAACAGTTACTTCTGCAAAACCTTTGCCACATATAGTTGTTGTGGTTCTCGAAGGTTGGACAGGAAAGTTCATTGATATCATTGGAACAGGAAAAGTGGATGGAAAAGTTGTCACTCCTTACTTCAACCAACTGATCCGCCAAGGAATGTTCTTTAAAAATTTTTTTGCCAGTGGGGGAAGGACCACAAACGGTCTTATGGCTCTGATGGGTGGAATTCCGGATCGGCCGGGGCTAACAGCGGTTCGCACACCACAAATTCTCAACAGGTTTTCAGGCCTTGGGAATATTGCCAAAACCATCGGGTATGAAACTTTATTTGTAACAGGAACTGACCTTAGTTTTAATAACAAAGGAAGTATCATGTACCATTGGGGGTTTGATACTCTAGTCGGAAAGAATGAGTTAGAAAAAAATCCCGAATACAAAACGGGGCCTTGGAGTTATTTGGATGAAGCATCTCTCGATGCCATGCACAAACGCCTCCTGAATGTAAAACCGGAAAAACCTATCGTTTCTGTGATTCATACAGGAACCACTCATTATCCATATAAGGTTCCCGATGAAAAGTTTCGATTGTTTGAATCCAGTACACAAGACAGCGAATACTTAAATGTTTTGCATTATGCGGATTTTGCTTTGAACGAATATATGGAAAAAGCAAAAAAAGCACCTTACTTTAAGGATACGGTTTTCTTTTTTGTTTCTGACCATAGCCACCATAGGTTTCTCAACTACTATGAAGATAGAAATGTTCCTCTACTCATTTATGCTCCGGGAAAAATCAAACCAGAGCTAAGAGAAGACATCACTTCCCAACTGGATTTGATTCCCACCATCCTTGGGTTTATGGAAAGAGAAGTATACTTTAGTGTGATGGGTCGTGATTTAAGAAAAGTAAATGGATCCTCTGCCTATTTTGCTTATGGAAATATCTTTGGATGGATTGAAGATGATTTTTTGTATTACCAGTCTGTGTCTGGTGGACAAGGGGAAACCAAAACCATCAAGTCCCCGTTTGTGGATTTGGGACTTTGTTATAAGGACATTAACTTATGCAAAAAACATGGGGATAAAACAAAGGCGTTTTTAAATTTAGGAGACGAACTCCTGAAGTCGAACAAATTGTTCCCTTCGGAGTCCGTTTTAAAAGAGATAAAAAACTAA
- a CDS encoding PQQ-dependent sugar dehydrogenase → MKIQTFVLFSFLSMSVSCDDIGRSILKNYNKKYETDGQVLGSKPLFIGVDAKRKQVTISLQEVVKVKEPTDIQFPPGDSPFLFALEKAGNMILFHREKKTSRVLAKFPVITDSEEGLLGLTFHPKFPKQPKLYTNYVKSVAGKDVTIVSEWVVENPADFDSMKLTNERVLLQVEQPYPNHNGGQLAFGLDGHLYIGLGDGGWRADPKNNGQNPNTLLGSILRISPTPDVTSKKPYSIPTDNPFVGKTGYAPETFAYGIRNPWRMSFSPDGRLLVADVGQDAYEEVDIILSGKNYGWNQTEGFHCFTDGCNTALYEPPFYEYGRDEGQSITGGYVYTGSAIPDLKGMYVFGDFIQGKIWAIPVPKPGENTKVTETIALGKWNLLIPTFGRDNEGEIFVADYQSGTIYKMVKP, encoded by the coding sequence ATGAAAATCCAAACCTTTGTCTTATTTTCTTTTTTGTCTATGTCTGTCTCTTGTGATGATATAGGTCGTAGTATCTTAAAAAATTACAATAAAAAGTATGAAACCGATGGCCAGGTGCTCGGATCCAAACCTCTTTTTATCGGTGTCGATGCAAAGCGCAAACAAGTGACCATTTCCTTACAAGAAGTGGTAAAAGTAAAAGAGCCAACAGACATCCAGTTCCCACCGGGGGACAGTCCGTTTTTATTTGCCCTTGAAAAGGCGGGAAATATGATTCTTTTCCACAGGGAAAAAAAGACAAGCCGAGTGCTTGCAAAATTTCCTGTGATCACAGACAGCGAAGAGGGTTTACTTGGCCTCACCTTCCATCCTAAATTTCCCAAACAACCAAAGTTATATACAAATTATGTTAAGTCGGTCGCAGGAAAAGATGTCACCATTGTTTCCGAATGGGTAGTCGAAAACCCTGCCGATTTTGATTCCATGAAATTAACAAACGAACGAGTGTTATTGCAAGTGGAACAACCTTACCCCAATCACAATGGAGGACAATTGGCCTTTGGCCTCGATGGACATTTGTACATAGGGCTTGGGGATGGCGGTTGGAGAGCCGATCCCAAAAACAACGGACAAAATCCAAACACTCTCCTTGGTTCCATTTTAAGAATTAGTCCTACGCCAGATGTAACTTCAAAAAAACCATATTCCATTCCTACGGACAATCCTTTTGTGGGAAAAACGGGTTATGCTCCAGAGACTTTTGCTTACGGGATTCGAAATCCTTGGCGGATGAGTTTTTCGCCTGATGGGCGTTTGCTTGTTGCAGATGTGGGACAAGATGCTTATGAAGAAGTGGATATCATTTTATCCGGTAAAAACTATGGATGGAACCAAACAGAAGGTTTTCATTGTTTTACTGACGGCTGTAATACTGCCCTCTATGAACCACCATTTTATGAATATGGTAGAGACGAAGGACAATCCATCACTGGTGGGTATGTTTATACTGGATCAGCCATTCCGGATTTAAAGGGAATGTATGTGTTTGGAGATTTTATCCAAGGAAAAATTTGGGCCATTCCAGTTCCAAAACCTGGAGAAAATACAAAGGTCACAGAAACGATTGCTCTTGGAAAATGGAACTTACTCATTCCTACCTTTGGTCGGGACAATGAGGGAGAAATTTTTGTGGCAGATTACCAGTCAGGAACCATTTACAAAATGGTAAAACCGTAA
- a CDS encoding ATP-binding cassette domain-containing protein codes for MSDHITIQNVTYQYESQLEPLFQNLNLHFTKGWTGIVGKNGSGKSTLAKIITKEILPDNGIVLGNEYVCSISQGTELSEEELTNFLYDDTKESGFWKNLLVITIQSVEEYEYLSFGEKRRILLAMALSKNSDVLILDEPTNHLDSKTHQIIRNAILYYKGIGILISHDRSLLDEIVTSCVFLEKKFFSQRPGNYSEGKKEMEREAEERIHNWEIAKTERKKLDVELKRRREEASLSHKHRSKKGLDLHDHDGRQKKNLARVTGKDGQAGRLKNQIERRTEHSLEREKEFWETLPEKENLGIVWKASLSKRNTLYWFDDRKLHLDHLSFTLSNRLEILPDAKIAITGANGSGKSTLLRHLVQTFQEKGISYLYLPQEFSKKELAVLLLEFQNLTDEKKAKVLSGIHRLGSDPKRFSESESLSPGEGKKLFLALHLEESPEVLLLDEPTNHLDLKSLEALESSFTKVRSALVVVSHDRRFVETLAKEEWCLENLSLVQKHLDRI; via the coding sequence ATGTCCGATCATATTACCATTCAAAATGTAACATACCAATACGAATCTCAGTTGGAACCTCTGTTCCAAAATCTGAACCTGCATTTCACAAAAGGTTGGACTGGGATTGTCGGAAAAAACGGAAGTGGGAAATCCACTCTAGCCAAAATCATAACAAAAGAGATCCTTCCCGACAATGGGATCGTTTTAGGAAACGAGTATGTTTGTTCGATCTCACAAGGAACCGAACTTTCAGAAGAAGAACTTACGAATTTTCTTTACGATGATACCAAAGAGTCAGGATTTTGGAAGAACCTTCTTGTCATTACGATCCAATCGGTAGAAGAATATGAGTATCTTAGTTTTGGTGAAAAACGAAGGATTCTTTTGGCAATGGCTTTGTCAAAAAATTCGGATGTATTGATTTTAGATGAACCCACAAATCATCTCGATTCCAAAACTCACCAAATCATTCGAAATGCCATTTTGTATTACAAAGGTATTGGGATACTCATTAGCCACGACAGGTCTTTGTTAGATGAGATTGTTACCTCTTGTGTATTTTTAGAAAAAAAGTTCTTCTCACAGCGGCCAGGAAATTATTCCGAAGGCAAAAAAGAAATGGAAAGAGAAGCTGAAGAAAGAATTCACAATTGGGAAATCGCAAAAACGGAACGTAAAAAACTGGATGTCGAACTGAAACGAAGAAGGGAAGAAGCAAGTCTCTCTCATAAACATAGATCAAAGAAGGGACTTGATCTTCATGACCATGATGGACGTCAAAAAAAGAACTTAGCGAGAGTGACAGGTAAAGATGGCCAAGCAGGGCGATTGAAAAATCAAATCGAAAGAAGAACAGAACATTCGTTAGAAAGAGAAAAAGAATTTTGGGAAACACTTCCGGAAAAAGAAAATTTAGGAATTGTTTGGAAGGCCTCTCTTTCGAAACGAAACACCTTATATTGGTTTGATGATAGGAAACTTCATTTGGATCATTTGTCTTTCACTTTGTCGAATCGTTTGGAAATACTTCCGGATGCAAAGATCGCCATCACAGGGGCAAATGGATCGGGAAAGTCAACTCTCCTTCGGCATTTGGTCCAAACCTTCCAAGAGAAAGGAATTTCTTATTTGTATCTTCCTCAGGAATTTTCAAAAAAGGAATTGGCTGTTTTACTTTTGGAATTTCAAAACTTAACGGATGAGAAAAAAGCGAAAGTACTTTCGGGAATTCATAGGCTTGGGAGCGACCCAAAACGATTTTCTGAATCAGAATCTCTAAGTCCTGGAGAAGGGAAAAAACTTTTCCTCGCATTGCATCTGGAAGAGAGTCCAGAGGTACTTTTATTAGACGAACCCACCAACCATTTGGATCTCAAATCTTTGGAAGCTTTAGAATCTTCTTTCACTAAGGTCCGTTCTGCTCTTGTGGTGGTCAGTCATGACCGGAGGTTTGTAGAAACTTTGGCCAAGGAAGAATGGTGTTTGGAAAACCTGTCGCTCGTTCAAAAACATCTAGACAGAATCTAA
- a CDS encoding sterol desaturase family protein, whose product MNSDAFMEYAFIVMVALIGIEIFVSYIKGKQYYRLNVLIADVSTGVIFALIGVVILLGALYVYDKVETNFSLSALGYHFFPLESPFQFSPSFSVNWPALGAWAFAVVFADFVYYWFHRHCHEINLFWATHVTHHSTQEMNLSVAFRGNGLQRIFEYIYFLSMALLGIPWEMFLLSHRILKVYQFVVHTRFVGKLGFLEEFMVTPSNHRVHHGVQKKYIDRNHGGIFIIWDRMFKSFEWETEEPIYGLTKPVNSFNPITVNLHVFKDMFFQILECKSFGDVFKTIFGPPGWKPNYLITSGDEAPEPTKILKYDPKPPMGVMIYVALQAAVLMAVGLVIWKVAKINLEKDMVTLGILSVVIIFSLFSIDRTMEMKRWSRRTEVVRNVLFIFAFVAALVYSNIPNIEIFAIPLIGLSFVSLVWIVIKRKTFFDLSNISNTWY is encoded by the coding sequence ATGAATAGCGACGCCTTTATGGAATATGCCTTTATCGTCATGGTCGCACTGATAGGAATCGAAATCTTTGTTTCCTACATCAAAGGCAAACAATACTACCGGTTAAACGTTCTCATTGCCGATGTGAGCACAGGTGTGATCTTCGCATTGATTGGAGTGGTCATCCTACTTGGAGCTCTCTATGTTTACGACAAAGTAGAGACCAATTTTTCGCTCTCTGCCTTAGGTTACCATTTTTTTCCTTTGGAAAGTCCGTTTCAATTCTCCCCTAGTTTTTCAGTCAACTGGCCGGCTCTTGGTGCTTGGGCTTTTGCTGTTGTTTTTGCTGATTTCGTATATTACTGGTTCCATAGACATTGCCACGAAATCAATTTGTTTTGGGCCACACATGTCACCCACCACTCCACACAAGAAATGAATTTATCTGTAGCGTTTCGTGGAAATGGATTACAAAGAATTTTCGAATATATTTATTTTCTATCAATGGCCCTTCTTGGAATTCCTTGGGAGATGTTTTTACTCAGCCATAGAATTCTAAAAGTGTATCAGTTTGTGGTTCATACTCGTTTTGTGGGCAAACTAGGATTTTTAGAAGAGTTTATGGTGACACCGTCCAACCATAGAGTCCACCACGGGGTGCAAAAAAAATACATCGACCGTAACCACGGTGGTATCTTTATCATTTGGGATCGGATGTTTAAATCCTTTGAATGGGAAACGGAAGAACCAATCTATGGTTTGACAAAACCAGTTAATTCCTTCAATCCCATCACGGTCAACTTACACGTGTTCAAGGATATGTTTTTTCAAATTCTGGAGTGTAAATCTTTTGGTGATGTTTTTAAAACCATCTTTGGACCTCCAGGTTGGAAACCGAATTATCTCATTACAAGTGGCGACGAAGCTCCAGAGCCAACAAAAATTCTAAAATATGATCCCAAACCTCCCATGGGTGTGATGATCTATGTAGCACTCCAAGCCGCAGTTCTTATGGCTGTGGGTCTTGTGATTTGGAAAGTTGCCAAAATCAATTTGGAAAAAGACATGGTGACTCTTGGAATTTTATCTGTTGTGATCATCTTTAGTTTGTTTTCGATTGATCGAACCATGGAGATGAAACGATGGTCAAGAAGAACGGAAGTGGTAAGGAACGTATTGTTTATCTTTGCTTTTGTGGCGGCTTTAGTTTATTCCAATATTCCTAATATTGAAATTTTTGCCATCCCACTCATTGGCCTCTCGTTTGTATCCCTTGTTTGGATTGTCATCAAACGAAAGACCTTCTTTGACTTGAGTAATATTTCTAATACTTGGTATTAG